One Pseudochaenichthys georgianus chromosome 7, fPseGeo1.2, whole genome shotgun sequence DNA segment encodes these proteins:
- the asb14b gene encoding dynein axonemal heavy chain 12 isoform X1: MNKETEDDFYQSEDDLDEDEATQYIIEQSLIEYRKLKGLNPSDLKPSKDPDEIFKAIKEGDEDALNRLAAQPEALSRVDERGWIPLHEASAQENKKILEIIFSASPPGAAQCRTLKGETPLFLAVVHGVRDNATFLLQNASSPDLQNDEQDSPLVAAILNDQYDLATLLLRYRANVDQTGPLNRTALHESAFLGLENFVHLLLESCADPNARDIKKKTPLALAAQNGHLNVVEALLQKGANVCCESESGPVLFDAAASGNPDIISLLLDHGADPNQPLSSGHLPIHRVAYHGHILALERLIPVTKLEAVKEGGMSPLHSAAAGGHAHCVEILLKADYDPNFMLHTSVRCNYDDDRRSALYFSVSNNDLQCTRLLLEAGAMVNQDPINCLQLALRQGHYEMINQLLKFGANVNYYSRVNTTHFPSALQYALKDEVMLRMILNHGYDVKRCFDCPYGDTSHYYAPWATSIIKDLVFCEVITVSWLKHLSAQVVRIMLDYTDHVSFCTQLKDTLKEQKQWMEICHIQSNTRSLKHLCRLRIREHLIHLRLRSPVFINYLPLPPRLKDYIRYKEFDVYSRGSMVNP; encoded by the exons ATGAACAAAGAGACAGAAGATGACTTTTATCAATCGGAGGACGACTTGGATGAGGATGAGGCGACGCAATATATAATTGAACAAAGCCTGATTGAATATAGAAAACTCAAAGGATTGAATCCAAG CGATCTGAAACCCAGTAAAGACCCTGATGAGATTTTCAAAGCAATCAAGGAGG GTGATGAAGATGCCCTTAACAGACTGGCAGCGCAACCAGAGGCTCTGTCAAGAGTTGATGAACGAGGATGGATCCCGCTGCATGAGGCTTCGGCGCAAGAGAATAAAAAGATACTAGAGATTATCTTCTCAG CATCACCTCCAGGTGCAGCACAGTGTCGTACTCTGAAGGGTGAGACACCACTGTTTCTGGCTGTGGTTCATGGAGTCAGAGACAACGCTACATTCCTGTTACAGAACGCCAGTAGCCCAGATCTCCAGAATGATGAGCAAGACTCTCCATTAGTGGCAG CAATTCTGAATGACCAGTACGACTTGGCCACACTGTTGCTTCGCTACAGAGCCAACGTGGACCAAACGGGACCTCTAAACAGGACAGCTCTACATGAGTCAGCCTTTTTAGGTCTGGAGAACTTTGTCCATTTGCTCCTTGAATCATGTGCCGACCCAAATGCCCGTGacatcaaaaagaaaactcctcTGGCTCTGGCTGCGCAAAATGGACATCTGAATGTGGTGGAAGCCCTGTTACAAAAAG GAGCCAATGTGTGTTGCGAATCAGAGTCAGGCCCGGTCTTGTTTGATGCAGCGGCATCAGGAAACCCTGACATTATCTCCTTGCTGCTGGACCATGGAGCAGATCCCAACCAACCTCTTTCCAGTGGCCATCTGCCAATTCACCGTGTGGCCTACCATGGACACATACT GGCACTGGAGCGCCTCATCCCAGTCACTAAACTGGAGGCTGTAAAGGAAGGCGGGATGAGTCCTCTCCACTCTGCAGCCGCTGGGGGACATGCTCATTGTGTGGAGATACTGCTCAAAGCTGACTACGATCCTAACTTCATGCTTCACACAAGTGTGCGCTGCAATTATGATGATGATCGCAGGTCTGCCCTCTATTTTTCAGTGTCCAACAATGATCTTCAGTGCACCCGCCTGCTGTTGGAGGCCGGGGCAATGGTGAACCAGGATCCTATCAATTGTTTGCAGCTGGCTCTCAGACAGGGCCACTATGAAATGATCAACCAATTGCTGAAGTTCGGGGCGAATGTAAATTACTACTCTCGTGTCAACACCACTCACTTCCCCTCAGCTCTGCAGTACGCCTTGAAAGACGAGGTCATGCTGAGGATGATTCTGAACCATGGATATGATGTCAAGCGTTGCTTTGACTGTCCGTATGGGGACACTTCCCATTACTATGCTCCTTGGGCGACCTCAATCATCAAAGACCTGGTG TTCTGTGAGGTGATAACAGTGTCCTGGCTTAAGCACTTATCTGCTCAGGTGGTGCGCATCATGCTGGACTACACCGACCACGTCTCCTTCTGCACCCAACTCAAGGACACCTTGAAGGAGCAGAAACAGTGGATGGAGATCTGTCATATTCAAA GTAATACACGAAGCCTGAAGCATCTGTGTCGGTTGCGGATAAGGGAGCATCTCATTCACCTGCGCTTGAGATCCCCAGTTTTCATCAAttatcttcctcttcctcccagGCTGAAAGACTACATACGCTACAAGGAGTTTGATGTATACAGCAGAGGCAGTATGGTGAACCCATAG
- the asb14b gene encoding dynein axonemal heavy chain 12 isoform X2: MNKETEDDFYQSEDDLDEDEATQYIIEQSLIEYRKLKGLNPSDLKPSKDPDEIFKAIKEGDEDALNRLAAQPEALSRVDERGWIPLHEASAQENKKILEIIFSASPPGAAQCRTLKGETPLFLAVVHGVRDNATFLLQNASSPDLQNDEQDSPLVAAILNDQYDLATLLLRYRANVDQTGPLNRTALHESAFLGLENFVHLLLESCADPNARDIKKKTPLALAAQNGHLNVVEALLQKGANVCCESESGPVLFDAAASGNPDIISLLLDHGADPNQPLSSGHLPIHRVAYHGHILALERLIPVTKLEAVKEGGMSPLHSAAAGGHAHLSNNDLQCTRLLLEAGAMVNQDPINCLQLALRQGHYEMINQLLKFGANVNYYSRVNTTHFPSALQYALKDEVMLRMILNHGYDVKRCFDCPYGDTSHYYAPWATSIIKDLVFCEVITVSWLKHLSAQVVRIMLDYTDHVSFCTQLKDTLKEQKQWMEICHIQSNTRSLKHLCRLRIREHLIHLRLRSPVFINYLPLPPRLKDYIRYKEFDVYSRGSMVNP; encoded by the exons ATGAACAAAGAGACAGAAGATGACTTTTATCAATCGGAGGACGACTTGGATGAGGATGAGGCGACGCAATATATAATTGAACAAAGCCTGATTGAATATAGAAAACTCAAAGGATTGAATCCAAG CGATCTGAAACCCAGTAAAGACCCTGATGAGATTTTCAAAGCAATCAAGGAGG GTGATGAAGATGCCCTTAACAGACTGGCAGCGCAACCAGAGGCTCTGTCAAGAGTTGATGAACGAGGATGGATCCCGCTGCATGAGGCTTCGGCGCAAGAGAATAAAAAGATACTAGAGATTATCTTCTCAG CATCACCTCCAGGTGCAGCACAGTGTCGTACTCTGAAGGGTGAGACACCACTGTTTCTGGCTGTGGTTCATGGAGTCAGAGACAACGCTACATTCCTGTTACAGAACGCCAGTAGCCCAGATCTCCAGAATGATGAGCAAGACTCTCCATTAGTGGCAG CAATTCTGAATGACCAGTACGACTTGGCCACACTGTTGCTTCGCTACAGAGCCAACGTGGACCAAACGGGACCTCTAAACAGGACAGCTCTACATGAGTCAGCCTTTTTAGGTCTGGAGAACTTTGTCCATTTGCTCCTTGAATCATGTGCCGACCCAAATGCCCGTGacatcaaaaagaaaactcctcTGGCTCTGGCTGCGCAAAATGGACATCTGAATGTGGTGGAAGCCCTGTTACAAAAAG GAGCCAATGTGTGTTGCGAATCAGAGTCAGGCCCGGTCTTGTTTGATGCAGCGGCATCAGGAAACCCTGACATTATCTCCTTGCTGCTGGACCATGGAGCAGATCCCAACCAACCTCTTTCCAGTGGCCATCTGCCAATTCACCGTGTGGCCTACCATGGACACATACT GGCACTGGAGCGCCTCATCCCAGTCACTAAACTGGAGGCTGTAAAGGAAGGCGGGATGAGTCCTCTCCACTCTGCAGCCGCTGGGGGACATGCTCATT TGTCCAACAATGATCTTCAGTGCACCCGCCTGCTGTTGGAGGCCGGGGCAATGGTGAACCAGGATCCTATCAATTGTTTGCAGCTGGCTCTCAGACAGGGCCACTATGAAATGATCAACCAATTGCTGAAGTTCGGGGCGAATGTAAATTACTACTCTCGTGTCAACACCACTCACTTCCCCTCAGCTCTGCAGTACGCCTTGAAAGACGAGGTCATGCTGAGGATGATTCTGAACCATGGATATGATGTCAAGCGTTGCTTTGACTGTCCGTATGGGGACACTTCCCATTACTATGCTCCTTGGGCGACCTCAATCATCAAAGACCTGGTG TTCTGTGAGGTGATAACAGTGTCCTGGCTTAAGCACTTATCTGCTCAGGTGGTGCGCATCATGCTGGACTACACCGACCACGTCTCCTTCTGCACCCAACTCAAGGACACCTTGAAGGAGCAGAAACAGTGGATGGAGATCTGTCATATTCAAA GTAATACACGAAGCCTGAAGCATCTGTGTCGGTTGCGGATAAGGGAGCATCTCATTCACCTGCGCTTGAGATCCCCAGTTTTCATCAAttatcttcctcttcctcccagGCTGAAAGACTACATACGCTACAAGGAGTTTGATGTATACAGCAGAGGCAGTATGGTGAACCCATAG
- the asb14b gene encoding ankyrin repeat and SOCS box protein 14 isoform X3: MNKETEDDFYQSEDDLDEDEATQYIIEQSLIEYRKLKGLNPSDLKPSKDPDEIFKAIKEGDEDALNRLAAQPEALSRVDERGWIPLHEASAQENKKILEIIFSASPPGAAQCRTLKGETPLFLAVVHGVRDNATFLLQNASSPDLQNDEQDSPLVAAILNDQYDLATLLLRYRANVDQTGPLNRTALHESAFLGLENFVHLLLESCADPNARDIKKKTPLALAAQNGHLNVVEALLQKGANVCCESESGPVLFDAAASGNPDIISLLLDHGADPNQPLSSGHLPIHRVAYHGHILALERLIPVTKLEAVKEGGMSPLHSAAAGGHAHCVEILLKADYDPNFMLHTSVRCNYDDDRRSALYFSVSNNDLQCTRLLLEAGAMVNQDPINCLQLALRQGHYEMINQLLKFGANVNYYSRVNTTHFPSALQYALKDEVMLRMILNHGYDVKRCFDCPYGDTSHYYAPWATSIIKDLVFCEVITVSWLKHLSAQVVRIMLDYTDHVSFCTQLKDTLKEQKQWMEICHIQS; encoded by the exons ATGAACAAAGAGACAGAAGATGACTTTTATCAATCGGAGGACGACTTGGATGAGGATGAGGCGACGCAATATATAATTGAACAAAGCCTGATTGAATATAGAAAACTCAAAGGATTGAATCCAAG CGATCTGAAACCCAGTAAAGACCCTGATGAGATTTTCAAAGCAATCAAGGAGG GTGATGAAGATGCCCTTAACAGACTGGCAGCGCAACCAGAGGCTCTGTCAAGAGTTGATGAACGAGGATGGATCCCGCTGCATGAGGCTTCGGCGCAAGAGAATAAAAAGATACTAGAGATTATCTTCTCAG CATCACCTCCAGGTGCAGCACAGTGTCGTACTCTGAAGGGTGAGACACCACTGTTTCTGGCTGTGGTTCATGGAGTCAGAGACAACGCTACATTCCTGTTACAGAACGCCAGTAGCCCAGATCTCCAGAATGATGAGCAAGACTCTCCATTAGTGGCAG CAATTCTGAATGACCAGTACGACTTGGCCACACTGTTGCTTCGCTACAGAGCCAACGTGGACCAAACGGGACCTCTAAACAGGACAGCTCTACATGAGTCAGCCTTTTTAGGTCTGGAGAACTTTGTCCATTTGCTCCTTGAATCATGTGCCGACCCAAATGCCCGTGacatcaaaaagaaaactcctcTGGCTCTGGCTGCGCAAAATGGACATCTGAATGTGGTGGAAGCCCTGTTACAAAAAG GAGCCAATGTGTGTTGCGAATCAGAGTCAGGCCCGGTCTTGTTTGATGCAGCGGCATCAGGAAACCCTGACATTATCTCCTTGCTGCTGGACCATGGAGCAGATCCCAACCAACCTCTTTCCAGTGGCCATCTGCCAATTCACCGTGTGGCCTACCATGGACACATACT GGCACTGGAGCGCCTCATCCCAGTCACTAAACTGGAGGCTGTAAAGGAAGGCGGGATGAGTCCTCTCCACTCTGCAGCCGCTGGGGGACATGCTCATTGTGTGGAGATACTGCTCAAAGCTGACTACGATCCTAACTTCATGCTTCACACAAGTGTGCGCTGCAATTATGATGATGATCGCAGGTCTGCCCTCTATTTTTCAGTGTCCAACAATGATCTTCAGTGCACCCGCCTGCTGTTGGAGGCCGGGGCAATGGTGAACCAGGATCCTATCAATTGTTTGCAGCTGGCTCTCAGACAGGGCCACTATGAAATGATCAACCAATTGCTGAAGTTCGGGGCGAATGTAAATTACTACTCTCGTGTCAACACCACTCACTTCCCCTCAGCTCTGCAGTACGCCTTGAAAGACGAGGTCATGCTGAGGATGATTCTGAACCATGGATATGATGTCAAGCGTTGCTTTGACTGTCCGTATGGGGACACTTCCCATTACTATGCTCCTTGGGCGACCTCAATCATCAAAGACCTGGTG TTCTGTGAGGTGATAACAGTGTCCTGGCTTAAGCACTTATCTGCTCAGGTGGTGCGCATCATGCTGGACTACACCGACCACGTCTCCTTCTGCACCCAACTCAAGGACACCTTGAAGGAGCAGAAACAGTGGATGGAGATCTGTCATATTCAAA GCTGA
- the asb14b gene encoding ankyrin repeat and SOCS box protein 14 isoform X4, whose amino-acid sequence MNKETEDDFYQSEDDLDEDEATQYIIEQSLIEYRKLKGLNPSDLKPSKDPDEIFKAIKEGDEDALNRLAAQPEALSRVDERGWIPLHEASAQENKKILEIIFSASPPGAAQCRTLKGETPLFLAVVHGVRDNATFLLQNASSPDLQNDEQDSPLVAAILNDQYDLATLLLRYRANVDQTGPLNRTALHESAFLGLENFVHLLLESCADPNARDIKKKTPLALAAQNGHLNVVEALLQKGANVCCESESGPVLFDAAASGNPDIISLLLDHGADPNQPLSSGHLPIHRVAYHGHILALERLIPVTKLEAVKEGGMSPLHSAAAGGHAHCVEILLKADYDPNFMLHTSVRCNYDDDRRSALYFSVSNNDLQCTRLLLEAGAMVNQDPINCLQLALRQGHYEMINQLLKFGANVNYYSRVNTTHFPSALQYALKDEVMLRMILNHGYDVKRCFDCPYGDTSHYYAPWATSIIKDLVFCEVITVSWLKHLSAQVVRIMLDYTDHVSFCTQLKDTLKEQKQWMEICHIQT is encoded by the exons ATGAACAAAGAGACAGAAGATGACTTTTATCAATCGGAGGACGACTTGGATGAGGATGAGGCGACGCAATATATAATTGAACAAAGCCTGATTGAATATAGAAAACTCAAAGGATTGAATCCAAG CGATCTGAAACCCAGTAAAGACCCTGATGAGATTTTCAAAGCAATCAAGGAGG GTGATGAAGATGCCCTTAACAGACTGGCAGCGCAACCAGAGGCTCTGTCAAGAGTTGATGAACGAGGATGGATCCCGCTGCATGAGGCTTCGGCGCAAGAGAATAAAAAGATACTAGAGATTATCTTCTCAG CATCACCTCCAGGTGCAGCACAGTGTCGTACTCTGAAGGGTGAGACACCACTGTTTCTGGCTGTGGTTCATGGAGTCAGAGACAACGCTACATTCCTGTTACAGAACGCCAGTAGCCCAGATCTCCAGAATGATGAGCAAGACTCTCCATTAGTGGCAG CAATTCTGAATGACCAGTACGACTTGGCCACACTGTTGCTTCGCTACAGAGCCAACGTGGACCAAACGGGACCTCTAAACAGGACAGCTCTACATGAGTCAGCCTTTTTAGGTCTGGAGAACTTTGTCCATTTGCTCCTTGAATCATGTGCCGACCCAAATGCCCGTGacatcaaaaagaaaactcctcTGGCTCTGGCTGCGCAAAATGGACATCTGAATGTGGTGGAAGCCCTGTTACAAAAAG GAGCCAATGTGTGTTGCGAATCAGAGTCAGGCCCGGTCTTGTTTGATGCAGCGGCATCAGGAAACCCTGACATTATCTCCTTGCTGCTGGACCATGGAGCAGATCCCAACCAACCTCTTTCCAGTGGCCATCTGCCAATTCACCGTGTGGCCTACCATGGACACATACT GGCACTGGAGCGCCTCATCCCAGTCACTAAACTGGAGGCTGTAAAGGAAGGCGGGATGAGTCCTCTCCACTCTGCAGCCGCTGGGGGACATGCTCATTGTGTGGAGATACTGCTCAAAGCTGACTACGATCCTAACTTCATGCTTCACACAAGTGTGCGCTGCAATTATGATGATGATCGCAGGTCTGCCCTCTATTTTTCAGTGTCCAACAATGATCTTCAGTGCACCCGCCTGCTGTTGGAGGCCGGGGCAATGGTGAACCAGGATCCTATCAATTGTTTGCAGCTGGCTCTCAGACAGGGCCACTATGAAATGATCAACCAATTGCTGAAGTTCGGGGCGAATGTAAATTACTACTCTCGTGTCAACACCACTCACTTCCCCTCAGCTCTGCAGTACGCCTTGAAAGACGAGGTCATGCTGAGGATGATTCTGAACCATGGATATGATGTCAAGCGTTGCTTTGACTGTCCGTATGGGGACACTTCCCATTACTATGCTCCTTGGGCGACCTCAATCATCAAAGACCTGGTG TTCTGTGAGGTGATAACAGTGTCCTGGCTTAAGCACTTATCTGCTCAGGTGGTGCGCATCATGCTGGACTACACCGACCACGTCTCCTTCTGCACCCAACTCAAGGACACCTTGAAGGAGCAGAAACAGTGGATGGAGATCTGTCATATTCAAA CCTGA
- the asb14b gene encoding ankyrin repeat and SOCS box protein 14 isoform X5, which produces MNKETEDDFYQSEDDLDEDEATQYIIEQSLIEYRKLKGLNPSDLKPSKDPDEIFKAIKEGDEDALNRLAAQPEALSRVDERGWIPLHEASAQENKKILEIIFSASPPGAAQCRTLKGETPLFLAVVHGVRDNATFLLQNASSPDLQNDEQDSPLVAAILNDQYDLATLLLRYRANVDQTGPLNRTALHESAFLGLENFVHLLLESCADPNARDIKKKTPLALAAQNGHLNVVEALLQKGANVCCESESGPVLFDAAASGNPDIISLLLDHGADPNQPLSSGHLPIHRVAYHGHILALERLIPVTKLEAVKEGGMSPLHSAAAGGHAHCVEILLKADYDPNFMLHTSVRCNYDDDRRSALYFSVSNNDLQCTRLLLEAGAMVNQDPINCLQLALRQGHYEMINQLLKFGANVNYYSRVNTTHFPSALQYALKDEVMLRMILNHGYDVKRCFDCPYGDTSHYYAPWATSIIKDLVVSSVR; this is translated from the exons ATGAACAAAGAGACAGAAGATGACTTTTATCAATCGGAGGACGACTTGGATGAGGATGAGGCGACGCAATATATAATTGAACAAAGCCTGATTGAATATAGAAAACTCAAAGGATTGAATCCAAG CGATCTGAAACCCAGTAAAGACCCTGATGAGATTTTCAAAGCAATCAAGGAGG GTGATGAAGATGCCCTTAACAGACTGGCAGCGCAACCAGAGGCTCTGTCAAGAGTTGATGAACGAGGATGGATCCCGCTGCATGAGGCTTCGGCGCAAGAGAATAAAAAGATACTAGAGATTATCTTCTCAG CATCACCTCCAGGTGCAGCACAGTGTCGTACTCTGAAGGGTGAGACACCACTGTTTCTGGCTGTGGTTCATGGAGTCAGAGACAACGCTACATTCCTGTTACAGAACGCCAGTAGCCCAGATCTCCAGAATGATGAGCAAGACTCTCCATTAGTGGCAG CAATTCTGAATGACCAGTACGACTTGGCCACACTGTTGCTTCGCTACAGAGCCAACGTGGACCAAACGGGACCTCTAAACAGGACAGCTCTACATGAGTCAGCCTTTTTAGGTCTGGAGAACTTTGTCCATTTGCTCCTTGAATCATGTGCCGACCCAAATGCCCGTGacatcaaaaagaaaactcctcTGGCTCTGGCTGCGCAAAATGGACATCTGAATGTGGTGGAAGCCCTGTTACAAAAAG GAGCCAATGTGTGTTGCGAATCAGAGTCAGGCCCGGTCTTGTTTGATGCAGCGGCATCAGGAAACCCTGACATTATCTCCTTGCTGCTGGACCATGGAGCAGATCCCAACCAACCTCTTTCCAGTGGCCATCTGCCAATTCACCGTGTGGCCTACCATGGACACATACT GGCACTGGAGCGCCTCATCCCAGTCACTAAACTGGAGGCTGTAAAGGAAGGCGGGATGAGTCCTCTCCACTCTGCAGCCGCTGGGGGACATGCTCATTGTGTGGAGATACTGCTCAAAGCTGACTACGATCCTAACTTCATGCTTCACACAAGTGTGCGCTGCAATTATGATGATGATCGCAGGTCTGCCCTCTATTTTTCAGTGTCCAACAATGATCTTCAGTGCACCCGCCTGCTGTTGGAGGCCGGGGCAATGGTGAACCAGGATCCTATCAATTGTTTGCAGCTGGCTCTCAGACAGGGCCACTATGAAATGATCAACCAATTGCTGAAGTTCGGGGCGAATGTAAATTACTACTCTCGTGTCAACACCACTCACTTCCCCTCAGCTCTGCAGTACGCCTTGAAAGACGAGGTCATGCTGAGGATGATTCTGAACCATGGATATGATGTCAAGCGTTGCTTTGACTGTCCGTATGGGGACACTTCCCATTACTATGCTCCTTGGGCGACCTCAATCATCAAAGACCTGGTGGTGAG TTCTGTGAGGTGA